TCGCTGAACAATGTGATGAGGACTGTTTTTGGAAAATGTTATGATTTTAATGGACAAGATGGGCTGGAGTTGGAGTATTTGGTGAGTGAGGGATATGAGTTGCTGGGGATATTTAACTGGAGTGACCATTTTCCTGTGTTGGGGTGGCTAGATTTGCAAGGAGTAAGAAGAAGGTGCAAAGAGCTTGTGGCGCGAGTGAATGTTTTTGTTGGTAAGATCATTGAGGAGCACAGGTCTAAGAGGACTGAGAATGCTGGAAAAGGTGCTGCTGATGAAGGTTTGAGTGACTTTGTTGATGTCTTGCTTGATCTGGAAAAGGATAATAAACTCAGTGATTCGGACATGATTGCTGTTCTTTGGGtaatttttcttttacttgtGACCTAATTCTACCTATGATATTTCATTGTTGAATAAACTTATGTTTTATTTATATTCTATGTGTACTATGTGGTTGTATGATttgttttggttatatttcatttTTACATGATTGTTAATGCTGATTAGGGATAAGACTTTCGTAGTGTGCACTAGAACGTGTCAAACTAGTAGTTAATATTCGTTTTTTATGTGGTTATCTTTTTACATGAATTGTGCGTGCGTGTGTTCATCTATCTTGCAGTATCTCGCGTTGCTATCTTCCGTTGTTTAATACCTGATTCTTCTGCATAAATGCTCAAATATAACTGTTAAATTGTCTCTTTCTTGTATTGTTGAGATGAAGAATCTGAATAATTTTAGCTTTAGCTTTGCATGATAGGGACAGTGCTGTTATTCCTCTTGTGATTTTCTTAATATCAAACTGTTTTAACTATCTTGTAGTATTGTTTTGTTCATAAAGATGTTatcatgtttattattgatggaACTAACGCACATTACTTCACCAGGAAATGATTTTTAGGGGAACCGATACTGTGGCTATCCTTCTTGAGTGGATTCTTGCCAGGTTGGTACTACATCCAGATATTCAAGCCAAAGCTCGACGTGAAATTGACGCCGTTGTTGGAACTGATAGAGGTGTACGTGATTCTGATTTGCCGAATCTGCCATATCTTCAAGGTATAGTGAAAGAGACTTTGAGAGTGCATCCGCCGGGTCCATTACTTTCATGGGCAAGGCTTGCAATTCATGATACAAACGTCGGTCAGCACTTCATCCCGGCTGGAACTACAGCCATGGTCAACATGTGGGCTATTACTCATGACGAAAAGATTTGGTCACAACCAGAAGAATTTATGCCAGAAAGGTTCTTGGAAGAAGAAATAGCTATTATGGGGTCTGATCTTAGGCTTGCTCCGTTTGGCTCTGGACGGAGGGTTTGTCCTGGAAAGGCAATGGGACTTGCTACTGTTCAGCTTTGGTTGGCTCAGTTACTTCAAGAATTCAAATGGGTTGCTTCTGATAATGGTGTGGATTTGTCCGAGTGTCTGAAATTGTCTATGGAAATGTCTCATCCTTTGGTTTGCAAGGCTGTTTCTAGGGTTCGTTAAAAGTATTTTTGGTGGATTGTATGTTTTTGGAATATTAGCCTGTTGGTCTTCCTTGATCTCAGCCTGGTTTTTTGGATCTTTAGACGGGGAGATCAGACTTGTTTATAAAATTATGCTATAATAGCATGTAGTATTTTTAAGTTGTCTTTAGGGAAGATAGGTTAACCAGTGGTTCCTTTCACTTGCAAGGATTTTGGTCCTCTATGTTAGGAATTTGTTGTTGTTGGCTTTGGTGTGGTCTATTAGACTTTCAACATGCATTGTACACAGCTTCTATTCTACATATCCAAACCAATATAAGTTCTATGTTTCATTATATTTCTATAGGTGTGTATTTGCTCTTTATGTCAAAAATAAACTTAAACGACATATGTTGAAGACATGTTGTTCTTGTGCAACTAGACCTAATATTACATGTGAACATAATGTGTAAGTAATTACTTTATATCCTTCTTTGTGTAAACAGtaccatgcaaatgtaaatagcTTTTCTCTTTGGCGGAGCATTTGCTTATTACATGTTAGGCTTTCTGTCTCCCTTTATTTGTCCTGTCAACACATGTAAAATTGGGGATCTTCTCTTGATCCATGCCTTGTCTTGATTTACATTTAGGAAATGGGGAGAAAACTAATTTATTTCGTTTCGTATTATGAcctttaataataataaagtgcaATGCTAATTAATTATTAGACAACCGTTTCAGGTAACTGAAGAATACTTATGGTATTGCCTCCTTGAATTGTGCATAATTATCACGGATAATAAGGTTCTGATAATCGTCTCTTTCCGGAATTAGGAAAACCTTTCAATTTCTCAGTATCATGTGGATTAGTGGCCTGTATTACAGTAATTGGTATAGTAGACAACATATTAGAGTGTGGATGCTGGAGTAGAAAAAGAAGCTTAAGAGAATCCAAGAAACAAACCACAAGACCAATGAGTCATTTAATTTAGTTAACGATTAGTAAtacatgaattttttttattgtgtAAATATAATTATATGTAGATCGTTTTGTactgaataataataaaataattggtGTGATAGAATTGTGATATCCAAAGTTAAGAATAATATATTAGAACAATTAATTTGTAAGCAGGCACAATTTTACTTTAAAATGAGACCTTTTATGATATTTAATGATATTTTTAATTCAGTAAGTAAAACAAGAGATGTCGCAACTTGAAGGGTAATTTTGTCATTTAGTTGATCTTAACCAAGTTTATTAGTACTTGTATTTTGTTGATAAATATTCTATGGTGTCATGTAGGTAATTTAGTATTTTATGCAGAGAACCGATCGTTGTTATCCGAAATGCAAAAATTTTTAAATGATAGAAAGCAAACGAATCTCAAAGTTTGTGGTTTATATCAGTGTGAATTTTGTAGCTATTATAAAATACGTCAATTTTCAAAAGGAAGTTAAAAGGATAAAAGTAGCATTAAAATCTATTTATTTGTCTTTCTGGGGCATTAGCCCAGACAAAGACTAAAGAGTGTACAAAGAATAATTTGGAAAACCTgggatttatttaaaattaattaagagtATTATACCCTAATCCATGTTGATGAAACAAGATCCTCAGAAGAGTACATAAGTTTTTAATAAACAAAATTAAAGCTTTATACTCTCCTAATTGGTCATAAACTTATAATTGTGCTAAATTATCATGTCCTCCTTGTCCCTTTTATCAGCTTTATTCTTGCCTTTGCTTTATTTTGTGCTCTATTAATTCTTGGCTAGAAAGCATAGCCTTTTCAATGGAAAAGAAAACTACTAAGATTCTCTTGCTATATTGCTAAAGGGAATTTTGATTATATTGTGTGAATTTGGTTTTATCAGATAATAACAAACAACAAAATGTGGTAGAAGCAAACAAATGATTGAGGAATAAAAACCCAAACGCACAAACAATGATATGGTTCACCTCTTTCGAGGGTATCTAAATCTTACCAGCTATAATCGTAGAATAATTTCCTTTATTTATAATTATACCCATAATAAAGCTTTTCTCCTTTTGCCCACCTGTAAAAGAAAGATGCATTTTGGATTTGGATATTCAATATTCACTGTTGTTTTCTCCATCCAAATCAGTGCAACTTGCTTTAGCCTCTTCTCTTTAACTGATTCTCAGCCAAGACATTTTCATCTTTTATTTACTTACTATTCGTTTGCTCCTCCATGAACTAACAGACTCCAGATGTTGCAAACCCTGAAATTCGCCTAATTTGTCCAACTTCAAAAGATTATGACCCGTTTTTAAACTTGATTGACACGACCCGGccgattgttttgagcatttgcactttgctcgccagttttGGGCATGATTAAtcccatatgatgtattatgacttatgtaaaacgtcggttttggttttcaggacaatcagaatagatttggaagaacaattctagcttgaagctttaaatttgaaaggattGACCaggttttgactttttagtattcgatctcagaattgaatttttatgattagattagctccattaggtgattttggacttaggagcgcgcccggaatgtattttggaggtcagtGGAAGATTTAAGCATGAATTGACAAAGTTGGAActttggcgttttccggtcggcagtggaaatcttgatatcggggtcggaatgaaattctgaaagttggagtaggtccgttgcatcatttgggacgtgtgtgcaaaatttcaggtcattcagacgaggtttgatagacttgaatccgagggtgatttgatgtttcgatgttgttttgagcgttctgaaggtttgaacaagtttgagtgatgttatgggatgtgttggcatgctttgttgaggtctcgagggcctcggttgagtttcgggtggttaaaggaccaattcttggttttagagagttgcagattttgctAGGTTTTATTGCAGgagaatttgttcttcgcgttctcAAAGATtgtcccgcgatcgcgaagaagagcTGGGTCTAGAGGAGAAAGTgtttttcgcgttcgcgagtcAGGAGCCGCGTTTGTGTAGGTTTGGATTTCAGTGAATTGCGAACGCGTGAGAGGAGTCGCGTTCATAGAGAAAAGGCAGTAGCTGGAACCCCATGAGTTTTGTGCTACGCATTCGCGTAGGTAAGGTCGCGTTTGCGAAGACTTGGACAGTTGAAGCTTCACATTCACGTGAAGGGAGTCGCATTCGCGAAAAAGGAATAATTGGTCAGTGAATTTTTGtgtttcgcgaatgcgaagctttgaccgcgttcgcgaagaaggaaattatacctcagcagaatgtttaaatagttgccttcgcgatttttagcccattttcCATCATTGTTGagcggttttgaagctttttgaaagggattgaagagggaatcgaagggtaACACTTCGAGGTAAGATTCAttaactcaatactcgattctatggtaatttctaactaattagaTATGaaattaatgggatttaaagcctaaatttAGGGAATTAggacttgaaattggagagtctaaattggagatttgaggggctatttgatgtccgattttgatgttcttagaatgtatggactcgtgggaggaaaatgattctattgatgttatttttttattggattccgagatgtgggcccgggggttaggtttgaccaatttcgggacttttgagttaatttgattattttcgcttgagctttgttcctttagcacgCATTAATGGCATGAAtctggttttggttagattcggagcatttggaggccgattcgagaggcaagggcatcacacGTTAGAGTTTGGATAGAATTgagataagtaatgattgtaaatattctcctgagggtatgaaacctcggatttcacatcattgtgctactttaaggtgacgtacacgctagatgacgagcgtggggtcaagcaccgttggggattgtgacttgatccgtccAGTACgcctgttaagtcgcgtatttgattgaaaactgtttgatataaTTGTATTTTGGAAAAtcattactatgttttgggttgaatgtcttatttgggcctcgtgccaactgttttggacccttaggggatttttactactattcctcattgttttgacttaaaatttgtacttagtcatgttgtattatactgttttcataacttagccgtatttactccgttttgatattttaaatgatattttggcctgagcatcatgttttactgttgcccgaggggcttgagagatttatgactgagtgaggctgatggcccgtgttgtgaggatattatgggatcggccTACACGCCGCATCAgattgttactgattcatgacattgtgaggccgagggtctgattgatttatgccatgaggtTGCTTGTTgctatgaggccgagggcctgatttattatgccacgagatgacttgttatagcgcttgggatgtaggagcccctccggagtctgaacatccccagtgagcgcaggtacacagtgtgagtgatgtgatgtagcccgaggggcttttgttgtttcatattgttgcccgtggggctgttcttgatccgtTTTTTTCCTGAGGGGcgattcttgattcatgttatacCCGAgtggctgattacgagtgattgtgaggtagcccgaggggctggttctgttgatattatgcccgaggggcaattattagtacatgttttttcccgaggggctgtttacatttttattatttttactcattgttttatcactcgtttgaaactattggaaGTTGTTTTAATAAGGAAAGGGTTTTTACTAAAACTGAGTTTGATTTACGAAATAAATAATTTCTGTACTATTTTGGAAATGTAATGTATTTGCTGTAGCGTTATGacatggtttacgtgttttcttactgctcaactttcatttacttttattacttactgattttgcgtactcacattactcctagcacgttgtgtgcagattcaggtatttctgaacctagTGGCAGGTTCATCTGAGTTAGCGAGGTAGATACCTGGCGATTGTAGCCCTTCTTTATCCATCCATCAATTCTACCTTAGtgtattttgttgttattttccCGGCCATATTGGCCTTGATGTCGTCAAATCAGTGgtaatagatgctcatgacttgtgacatccCGATGTTGGGCTTGTGTATTCATTCCGCATTGCTTATTTTAACTTATAGTAAGGGATTTtggttaattaatggcttaaaatgactttttatgattttctggttggtttgggtttgtgtcggctggcctagtttcacgataggcgccatcacgaccgagtcagttttagggtcgtgacaagttggtatcagagcctaggttacataggtctcacgagtcatgagcgggtctagaggctgcaaaacctttaggaaaatcccacattcttgaattcttatcgtgcgacattgattcagcttgaaagaTAACTCTgggaattccttccacgcattcgtatgagCGCATGAGGGCTCAGTATCAGCTTTGCATCTaaggcttgtgattccctgatcgaagtgtgagatgtgatttttgtgtgTTGATGGTGGGCGAgtatggaggacttgaggccgggttttgcttATAGCCTGAGCGCTGAGGCGTTGATTGTATGAGCACGTGCttctggatttatatgttcggtagtgtccctaatAGTAGAAGTAATGATGGgatgactatgtgatgagtatgatgtgactgcgagatgtgttcatatgatttgaatgtgacgagaagggtctgcttgagaATAGAAAGAACTATTTTGTGTTTAATTTCCATCGTGATTTAAGGTATAACCCGAGTTAGGGTGcattgaaggatcttttcatgttgttatTTAGGAAGTGAGGTGGATTTTATGTCGCGAtttgagttcagactcaggaagatttggtgattgcgtgatgtttatggcggtggaagggtataaagagaagtTAGCTTGAGGcggagcaggtgggttatctcatgcgtACTATTTTGAAGTTTGTGTTatccctatgttgtttgttgAAAGTCCTtttttaccagtgaattatatgtgctGCAGTTTGAGTTGGATTGTGTATGAGAGTTGTCTTGACTATTA
This sequence is a window from Nicotiana sylvestris chromosome 3, ASM39365v2, whole genome shotgun sequence. Protein-coding genes within it:
- the LOC104239588 gene encoding cytochrome P450 78A5-like — its product is MYSECSLLFIPSTAVLNYELLLFFLLFLAVFAFWLRPGGLAWAFTKARVSIPGPSGLPVLGLVLTFTGSLTHRLLAKLSNSLKAEPLMAFSVGFTRFIISSQPETAKEILNSSAFADRPVKESAYELLFHRAMGFAPYGEYWRNLRRISATHLFSPKRIACFGEFRREIGTKMATDIASLMEINGHVEVKRVLHFGSLNNVMRTVFGKCYDFNGQDGLELEYLVSEGYELLGIFNWSDHFPVLGWLDLQGVRRRCKELVARVNVFVGKIIEEHRSKRTENAGKGAADEGLSDFVDVLLDLEKDNKLSDSDMIAVLWEMIFRGTDTVAILLEWILARLVLHPDIQAKARREIDAVVGTDRGVRDSDLPNLPYLQGIVKETLRVHPPGPLLSWARLAIHDTNVGQHFIPAGTTAMVNMWAITHDEKIWSQPEEFMPERFLEEEIAIMGSDLRLAPFGSGRRVCPGKAMGLATVQLWLAQLLQEFKWVASDNGVDLSECLKLSMEMSHPLVCKAVSRVR